The region ACAACAGGAAGAAATCGCCCGACTCCAAGACTTCATCCAGCGCAACATCGCCCGTGCCTCGACGGCCAAACGGGCGCAAAGCCGGCGAAAGCAACTGGAAAAAATAGAACGGCTCGAACAGCCTGTCGGCGATGAAAAATCAGCCTCCTTTTCGTTCTCGATCGATCGGCCGAGCGGCCATGAAGTGCTGATTGCCGAAAACGTAGCCGTTGGCTATCACGGCGGCGCACCTGTCATCCGCCAAGTGAGCTTCCGCATCACACGCGGCGAAAGCGTCGCCCTAGTCGGGCCGAACGGCATCGGCAAATCGACATTGCTGAAGGCGATCGCCCAAAAGCTCCCGATCCAAGCGGGAGAGCTCCGATACGGCGCCAACGTGAAAATCGGCTATTATGACCAAGATCAAGCCGAGTTGACATCGAACAAGCGAGTGCTTGACGAACTGTGGGACGCTTATCCCGACAAGACGGAAAAAGAAATCCGCACGGTGCTTGGAAATTTTTTATTTTCCGGCGACGACGTCTTAAAACCCGTCTCTGCCTTAAGCGGCGGAGAAAAGGCGCGCCTTTCGCTCGCCAAATTGATGCTGCAAAAGGCGAACGTCCTCCTTTTGGACGAACCGACAAACCATTTGGACCTTGACAGCAAAGAAGTGCTCGAGCAAGCGCTCATCGACTACCCGGGAACGATTTTGTTCGTTTCCCACGACCGCTATTTCATCAACCGAATCGTAACGAAGGTGTTTGAGCTTTCCAGCGACGGCCTAACCGAATACTTAGGCGACTATGATTACTACATCACCAAAAAAGAAGAAATGCACGAACTGGCTCTCCTGAACGCCCGCCCGACAGAAACGGCAAGTGATTCGGCCAAAACGGCGTACGAGCAAGAAAAAGAGGAAAAAAAACGGCGGCGCCAACGCCAACGCCGCTTGGATGAAATCGAAGCCGAGATTGCAGCGCTTGAAGCGCAAATCGCTGAGATCGAGCAGCAACTTTGTGATCCATCCGTTTACGGCGACTATGAAACGATGCAACGATTGACGCAAGAAAACGAAAAGCGGAAGCAGCGAGTCGAAACGTTATTGGCCGAATGGGAACAGCTTTATACTTCACTATAACCGACAACCCGCCTCTAGTTTCGGCGGGTTGTTCTTTACTTAGTCACATTATCCACAAAAAAATCCACAATCCCCCCCATGGAATATAAGTTATTCACCAACTTTTCCACATTATCCACAAAAAAACATCTTCTTTTGCACAAAAATCGCTGTGTATTGCTTTTCTTATGTTGATAGTGTTTTACCGCTTTTTCCACATTGTCCACAGATTTGTGGATAAAAATATACACAAACTTTTTCACACTAAAACAAAAAGGACGGACCGTTTGTCTGCCGCAAACGGATCGCCCTTCGGTGTCTCTCTCGTTTCAGCCCAACCCCAACTGCCTGGAAGGCTGGTGATTTAATGAAAGAACATCTCCAAACCAAGTTCTTCTCAAGTTGATAAGCCTTATAAAATCAGCGCTTCCCATCCAACGAACTTTATCAGTTCGGCAAAAATAACCGAGCTTTTCACCAGTTCACTGGAAGGCCGGTGATTTAATGAAAAATCGACCCAAAATGAGTTTTTCTCAAGCTGAGAAGCCTTTTGAAATCAGCTCTTCTCTCGCGACGAATAACACCGATTGAGCGAAAATCATTGTTTTTCACACCAGCCTTCTAGACAAGCGGTAAGCTTGGATTGGCGTTGAGCGCCAAATCAGCCCGCTTTCCTTGTTGATATAACACTGTTCCCGCAGCGGCAATCATCGCCGCATTATCAGTGCATAACGATAATGGCGGGATGACAAGCTCTACATTGGGGAGCTCTTTCATTTTATTCTGCAGTGCGTCCCGTAACCCACGGTTGGCCGCCACCCCGCCGGCGAGCAACACTTGCCGCACGCGGTATTCCTTTGCCGCCTGCACGGTTTTCGCCACTAGCACATCGACGACGCTGGCCTGAAAGCTCGCAGCCATCTGCCTCGGATCGATCTCCTCGCCGCGCTGCTTCGCGTTGTGGAGCGCATTGAGCACAGCTGACTTCAAGCCGCTGAAGCTAAAATCATACGAACCTTCCTCAAGCCATGCTCGCGGCAAATCAATCACTGGCTCACCCTCATGGGCCAGCCGATCGATGTGCGGTCCTCCTGGGTATGGAAGGCCTAAAGCCCGAGCCACCTTGTCATACGCCTCACCGGCAGCGTCATCGCGCGTTTCACCGATCACCGCAAAACTCCCATGCTCCTTCATGTACACTAGTTCCGTATGACCGCCGGAAACGACGAGCGCCAACAGCGGGAACTTCATTTCAGCCACTAATTGATTGGCGTAAATATGACCAGCGATATGATGCACCCCAATAAGCGGCAGTCCATAGGCAAACGCCAACGCTTTCGCCGCATTCACCCCTACAAGAAGCGCCCCGACAAGCCCCGGCCCAGCCGTCACCGCCACTGCATCAAGGCCCGCAAACGATACGCCGGCCTGCTGCATCGCTTCCTCAATGACGAGCGTAATTTGCTCTACATGATGGCGAGAAGCAATCTCCGGCACGACGCCGCCAAACCGCCGATGGCTTTCCATTTGCGACGCCACTACATTCGATAAAATCTCTCTTCCGTTTTTCACGACTGCCGCCGCCGTTTCATCACAACTCGTTTCAATGCCTAATACATATACGTCTTCATTCATCTCAGCTTCACCCACATGACTAACGCATCTTCAAAGTTATCCGGATAATACCGTTTGCGAATGCCTCCGTTGCGGAACCCAAGCTTTCGGTACAGCGACTGGGCGACGTGATTGGACACGCGCACCTCAAGCGTCATCGTCACCGCCCCGTGCTGCCTGGCCATGTCCATCAGGCGCCGCATGAGCGCTTCACCAAGCTTTTGCCCGCGAAACTGCGGCAACACGGCTACATTCGTCACATGCGCCTCATCGATGACAAGCCACATCCCGCCATACCCGATGATCCGCCCGTTGTGCACCATGACAATATATTTGGCATAGCGGTTGTACATGAGCTCGTTGTAAAACGATTCACGGCTCCAAGGTGAAGTAAACGATGCCCGCTCGACTTGCACGACTTCATCAATGTCATGAATGGTCATTGGCCGAAATTGAACATTGATCCCCATCGTTCTGTTCCCCTTTTTGTTTCGCAAGCCATTTCGCCTCCGCCTCGGCAAGGCGGAGGTAGTTCGGCACAAACACATGGGCGTTCTCGCGCTCTTTTTGTTTGCCTAGCATCACCAACTCGCTCGGACGCGGCAACGCCAAAGACGGCGGGGCCACGTGAACCCGTTCGCCTAAATGACTTCGAAACAAATCACGATATAGCGGTGCATCCGCACCAATGAACAATACATCCTCTTCCCGCTCGCTCAACCGACGCGCCCACTCATCCGCCGCCACAATCCGGTCCTCCTCAAGGCAACGGAGCGCACCGCCTTCGTAGCGATAAAGCCCGGTGTAAATTTGTCCGCGCCGTGCGTCAAACAGCGGAACGATCACCCCAGGAAAATAACGGCCATTGGCGGCGAGCACCTCAAGGCTCGACACCCCGGCGATCGGAATACCGAGCGACCAGGCAAGCGTTTTCGCAATCGTCACGCCGATCCGCACCCCGGTATACGACCCCGGCCCTTTCGCTACAACGATTAAATCGAGATCTTTTGGAGCAACGTCACATCGTCGAAGCAACCACTCAATGGCTGGCATCGCCCGAGACGAATGATCTTTTTTAACGTTGGTGATGAATTCCCCTTTCACGACATCTCCATCCACCAAAGCAATGCCAAGCGGCATATTCGATGTATCAATTCCTAATACTTTCATAACGCAAAAATCTCCTTGCACAACTGTTCATAACGCTCTCCCGACGGCTCAAAGCAAAGCAACCGCTCATCGCCGCCTCGATGAAACAAGGAAACGGTCAGCCGTTCCTCAGGCAACTGGCCGGCGATCAAATGCGCCCATTCAATAACCGTAACACCATCGCCAGCAAAATATTCGTAAAATCCAAGATCTTCCCATTCATCTTCAAGTCGATATACGTCCATATGATAAAGCGGAAGCCGTCCATCATATTGCTTAATAATCGTAAACGTTGGGCTATTGACCGTTTGCGTAATGTCCAGCCCTTCAGCAAGACCTTTCGTAAACGTCGTCTTTCCCGCCCCGAGATCACCTTCTAACGCGATGACCATTCCTGGCTCAAGATGTTCCCCCAACCGACGGGCCACCGACTTCGTTTCTTCCGGAGAATGCACCAAAAGTTCAACTTTCCCCATTTTATTCCACCTTATCCCACTTTATCATCTTCGCTCTTGCTTTTGAAATTGTATCATATCCGAACATCTTGCCGCCACTTTCAAAACCAAAAATAGACATAAGGAAAAAGGCAAAACAAAAAGGACGACCCCGCGCAGCCTTTTGGCTCGCTGGCAGATCGCCCTGTTGCGCAATCGCCCCTAAAAAAGAAAAAGGGAATGAGGCGTGCATGACTCCCTGGTGAATAAATAGCCTAGCAGCGACCTACTCTTGCAGGGGCGCTGGCCCCAACTACCATCGGCGCTGGAGGGCTTAACTTCCGTGTTCGGGATGGGAACGGGTGTTTCCCCTCCGCCATAGCCACTAGGCAATGATCATCAACTTATGGACAATCCTTCTTATATCCATCCTGTTGAATTTGTCAACAGGATGTTCATTCCTTCAAAACTAGACAACCGTCGGAAGAAGCCGCTCATAGGTCAAGCCCTCGATCGATTAGTATCCGTCAGCTCCACGTGTCGCCACGCTTCCACCTCGGACCTATCCACCTCGTCATCTTCGAGGGATCTTACCCGCTTCACGCGGTGGGAAATCTCATCTTGAGGGGGGCTTCACGCTTAGATGCTTTCAGCGCTTATCCCGTCCGCACATAGCTACCCAGCGGTGCCCCTGGCGGGACAACTGGTACACCAGCGGTGCGTCCATCCCGGTCCTCTCGTACTAAGGACAGCTCCTCTCAAATTTCCTCCGCCCGCGACGGATAGGGACCGAACTGTCTCACGACGTTCTGAACCCAGCTCGCGTACCGCTTTAATGGGCGAACAGCCCAACCCTTGGGACCGACTACAGCCCCAGGATGCGATGAGCCGACATCGAGGTGCCAAACCTCCCCGTCGATGTGGACTCTTGGGGGAGATCAGCCTGTTATCCCCGGGGTAGCTTTTATCCGTTGAGCGATGGCCCTTCCATGCGGAACCACCGGATCACTAAGCCCGACTTTCGTCCCTGCTCGACCTGTCCGTCTCGCAGTCAAGCTCCCTTGTGCCTTTGCACTCTCCGAATGATTTCCAACCATTCTGAGGGAACCTTTGGGCGCCTCCGTTACCTTTTGGGAGGCGACCGCCCCAGTCAAACTGCCCGCCTGACACTGTCTCCCACCCCGCTAAGGGGTGCGGGTTAGAATTTCAATACCGCCAGGGTGGTATCCCACCGCCGCCTCCACCGAAGCTGGCGCTCCGGCTTCCCAGGCTCCCACCTATCCTGTACAAGCGATACCAAAATTCCATACCAGGCTGCAGTAAAGCTCCACGGGGTCTTTCCGTCCTGTCGCGGGTAACCTGCATCTTCACAGGTAGTATAATTTCACCGGGTCTCTCGTTGAGACAGCGCCCAAGTCGTTACACCTTTCGTGCGGGTCGGAACTTACCCGACAAGGAATTTCGCTACCTTAGGACCGTTATAGTTACGGCCGCCGTTTACTGGGGCTTCGGTTCGCACCTTCGCTTCCGCTAAGCGCTCCCCTTAACCTTCCAGCACCGGGCAGGTGTCAGCCCCTATACGTCGCCTTTCGGCTTCGCAGAGACCTGTGTTTTTGATAAACAGTCGCTTGGGCCTTTTCACTGCGGCTCCTCCAGGCTCTTCACCCGAAAGAGCACCCCTTCTCCCGAAGTTACGGGGTCATTTTGCCGAGTTCCTTAACGAGAGTTCTCCCGCGCGCCTTAGGATTCTCTCCTCGCCTACCTGTGTCGGTTTGCGGTACGGGCACCTCTTCCCTCGCTAGAGGCTTTTCTTGGCAGTGTGGAATCAGGGACTTCCGGAATGCTCCGTCGCCGTCACCGCTTGGCCTTGCGATCCGCGGATTTGCCTGCGGATCAGCCTCACGGCTTGGACAGGCTCTTCCAGCCGCCTGCTCGCCCTATCCTCCTGCGTCCCCCCATCGCTCAAACGGGAAGAAGGTGGTACAGGAATCTCCACCTGTTGTCCATCACCTACGCCTTTCGGCCTCGGCTTAGGTCCCGACTAACCCTGAGCGGACGAACCTTCCTCAGGAACCCTTAGGCTTTCGGCGCAGAGGATTCTCACCTCTGTTTTCGCTACTCATACCGGCATTCTCACTTCTAAGCGCTCCACCAGTCCTTCCGGTCTGGCTTCTCTGCCCTTAGAACGCTCCCCTACCGATGACCAACGGTCATCCCGCAGCTTCGGCGGCACGTTTAGCCCCGGTACATTTTCGGCGCAGAGCCACTCGACCAGTGAGCTATTACGCACTCTTTCAATGGTGGCTGCTTCTAAGCCAACATCCTGGTTGTCTTGGCAACTCCACATCCTTTTCCACTGAACGTGCACTTCGGGGCCTTAGCTGGCGGTCTGGGCTGTTCCCCTCTCGACCACGGATCTTATCACTCGCAGTCTGACTCCCGGGCATAAGTCGTTGGCATTCGGAGTTTGACTGGGTTCGGTAACCCGGTTTGGGCCCCTAGCCCAATCAGTGCTCTACCTCCAAGACTCTTAAACCCGAGGCTAGCCCTAAAGCTATTTCGGGGAGAACCAGCTATCTCCAAGTTCGATTGGCATTTCACCCCTACCCACACCTCATCCCCGCACTTTTCAACGTGCGTGGGTTCGGGCCTCCAGCCGGTGTTACCCGGCCTTCACCCTGGACATGGGTAGATCACCTGGTTTCGGGTCGACGACGACGTACTTGACGCCCTCTTCAGACTCGCTTTCGCTGCGGCTCCGCCTCTTCGGCTTAACCTCGCACGCCATCGTCACTCGCCGGTTCATTCTACAAAAGGCACGCCATCACCCATCAACGGGCTCTGACTACTTGTAGGCACACGGTTTCAGGTTCTCTTTCACTCCCCTCCCGGGGTGCTTTTCACCTTTCCCTCACGGTACTGGTGCACTATCGGTCACTAGGGAGTATTTAGCCTTGGGAGATGGTCCTCCCTGCTTCCGACGGGATTCCCCGTGTCCCGCCGTACTCAGGATCCGCTCGGGAGGGAACGAAGTTTCGACTACAGGGCTCTCACCTTCTCCGGCCGGCCGTTCCAGACCGGTTCGTCTACCCCGTTCCTTTCTCACTCCCATTGTGAGCGGTCCTACAACCCCAAAAGGACATGCCTCTTGGTTTGGGCTGTTCCCGTTTCGCTCGCCGCTACTCAGGGAATCGCATTTGCTTTCTTCTCCTCCGGGTACTAAGATGTTTCAGTTCCCCGGGTGTGCCCTCCATGCCCTATGGATTCAGGCATGGATACTGCCCCATTACGGACAGTGGGTTCCCCCATTCGGACATCTCCGGATCTACGCTTGCTTACAGCTCCCCGAAGCGTTTCGGCGTTTGCCCCGTCCTTCATCGGCTCCTAGTGCCAAGGCATCCACCGTGCGCCCTTTCCAGCTTAACCTAAAGCGTCTCGGCTTCTTCCTGTCTAGCTTCGGCTCGCCGCCGCTCGGGGTCAAATAACCTTCGCCTTCGGGATTAGAAATCCCTGTAGACGAAGAACATTTGCCCGTCGCGGCGAAACGCTCGCCTCCGCTTTTCCGGTTATCTAGTTTTCAAGGAACGAAGTAGCTCCTTTGAATTCGCTTCTTCGCTGGTTTGCGTCGAGGAATTCGGCTTCTCCGAATCCACTTGTAGACGCAGACGCAAACGAGACTGCTTCTTGAATTTGCTTCTCTGCAGTCTTGTGCCGAGGAACCCCACTTCTCTGAACCTGCTCGCAGACGCAGGCACAGGCGCAAAGCAACTACGTTGAAACAGCTTCTTTGCAGTCTTGCGTCGAGGAATTCGGCTTCTCCGAATCCGCTTGTAGACGCAGACGCCAAACATTTGAGAGAACATGACTCGTTCCCTCAAAACTGAACGAAACGAAAGCGCGTTGTGCGTTGAATAACGACCCGTGTCTAGCTCCAGCGCCTGGCTCTCTTCTGCCAAATAACCTTCCCCCTCGGGGTGCAAGCACCCCTCTCGGTGAAGAACATTTGGCTTCGAGAGCCGATCGCGGCGCTTCCGCTTTTCGTCCTTAGAAAGGAGGTGATCCAGCCGCACCTTCCGGTACGGCTACCTTGTTACGACTTCACCCCAATCACTTGCCCCACCTTCGGCGGCTGGCTCCCGAAACGGGTTGCCTCACCGACTTCGGGTGTTGCAAGCTCTCGTGGTGTGACGGGCGGTGTGTACAAGGCCCGGGAACGTATTCACCGCGGCATGCTGATCCGCGATTACTAGCGATTCCGGCTTCATGCAGGCGAGTTGCAGCCTGCAATCCGAACTGAGAGCGGCTTTTTGGGATTCGCTCCCCCTCGCGGGTTCGCAGCCCTTTGTACCGCCCATTGTAGCACGTGTGTAGCCCAGGTCATAAGGGGCATGATGATTTGACGTCATCCCCACCTTCCTCCGACTTGTCGCCGGCAGTCCCTCTAGAGTGCCCAACCGAATGCTGGCAACTAGAGGCGAGGGTTGCGCTCGTTGCGGGACTTAACCCAACATCTCACGACACGAGCTGACGACAACCATGCACCACCTGTCACCCTGTCCCCCCCGAAGGGGGAACGCCCAATCTCTTGGGTTGTCAGGGGATGTCAAGACCTGGTAAGGTTCTTCGCGTTGCTTCGAATTAAACCACATGCTCCACCGCTTGTGCGGGCCCCCGTCAATTCCTTTGAGTTTCAGCCTTGCGGCCGTACTCCCCAGGCGGAGTGCTTATCGCGTTAGCTGCAGCACTAAAGGGTGTGACCCCTCTAACACTTAGCACTCATCGTTTACGGCGTGGACTACCAGGGTATCTAATCCTGTTTGCTCCCCACGCTTTCGCGCCTCAGCGTCAGTTGCAGGCCAGAGAGCCGCCTTCGCCACTGGTGTTCCTCCACATCTCTACGCATTTCACCGCTACACGTGGAATTCCGCTCCCCTCTCCTGCACTCAAGTCCCCCAGTTTCCAATGACCCTCCACGGTTGAGCCGTGGGCTTTCACATCAGACTTAAGGAACCGCCTGCGCGCGCTTTAC is a window of Geobacillus kaustophilus DNA encoding:
- the rimI gene encoding ribosomal protein S18-alanine N-acetyltransferase produces the protein MGINVQFRPMTIHDIDEVVQVERASFTSPWSRESFYNELMYNRYAKYIVMVHNGRIIGYGGMWLVIDEAHVTNVAVLPQFRGQKLGEALMRRLMDMARQHGAVTMTLEVRVSNHVAQSLYRKLGFRNGGIRKRYYPDNFEDALVMWVKLR
- the tsaD gene encoding tRNA (adenosine(37)-N6)-threonylcarbamoyltransferase complex transferase subunit TsaD — its product is MNEDVYVLGIETSCDETAAAVVKNGREILSNVVASQMESHRRFGGVVPEIASRHHVEQITLVIEEAMQQAGVSFAGLDAVAVTAGPGLVGALLVGVNAAKALAFAYGLPLIGVHHIAGHIYANQLVAEMKFPLLALVVSGGHTELVYMKEHGSFAVIGETRDDAAGEAYDKVARALGLPYPGGPHIDRLAHEGEPVIDLPRAWLEEGSYDFSFSGLKSAVLNALHNAKQRGEEIDPRQMAASFQASVVDVLVAKTVQAAKEYRVRQVLLAGGVAANRGLRDALQNKMKELPNVELVIPPLSLCTDNAAMIAAAGTVLYQQGKRADLALNANPSLPLV
- a CDS encoding ABC-F family ATP-binding cassette domain-containing protein, whose translation is MIILQVHGLTKYFGADLILSNIKLEIQSRDRIALVGRNGAGKSTLLKIIAGELSFDSGKIIKPNHIKIGYLAQNSGLDSPRSIWDEMLEVFTPLLGLEKQLAELSMQLGDPDVLADPARYEKTLKTYDELQEQYKDQGGYQYEADIRSVLHGLQFSSYDYKTTPVSSLSGGQRTRLALGKLLLSKPDLLILDEPTNHLDLETLAWLEQYLQAYPGAVLVVSHDRYFLDKIVTDVYELSNATLKHYAGNYSRYLELRAEQYEQELRRYEKQQEEIARLQDFIQRNIARASTAKRAQSRRKQLEKIERLEQPVGDEKSASFSFSIDRPSGHEVLIAENVAVGYHGGAPVIRQVSFRITRGESVALVGPNGIGKSTLLKAIAQKLPIQAGELRYGANVKIGYYDQDQAELTSNKRVLDELWDAYPDKTEKEIRTVLGNFLFSGDDVLKPVSALSGGEKARLSLAKLMLQKANVLLLDEPTNHLDLDSKEVLEQALIDYPGTILFVSHDRYFINRIVTKVFELSSDGLTEYLGDYDYYITKKEEMHELALLNARPTETASDSAKTAYEQEKEEKKRRRQRQRRLDEIEAEIAALEAQIAEIEQQLCDPSVYGDYETMQRLTQENEKRKQRVETLLAEWEQLYTSL
- the tsaB gene encoding tRNA (adenosine(37)-N6)-threonylcarbamoyltransferase complex dimerization subunit type 1 TsaB; this translates as MKVLGIDTSNMPLGIALVDGDVVKGEFITNVKKDHSSRAMPAIEWLLRRCDVAPKDLDLIVVAKGPGSYTGVRIGVTIAKTLAWSLGIPIAGVSSLEVLAANGRYFPGVIVPLFDARRGQIYTGLYRYEGGALRCLEEDRIVAADEWARRLSEREEDVLFIGADAPLYRDLFRSHLGERVHVAPPSLALPRPSELVMLGKQKERENAHVFVPNYLRLAEAEAKWLAKQKGEQNDGDQCSISANDHS
- the tsaE gene encoding tRNA (adenosine(37)-N6)-threonylcarbamoyltransferase complex ATPase subunit type 1 TsaE is translated as MGKVELLVHSPEETKSVARRLGEHLEPGMVIALEGDLGAGKTTFTKGLAEGLDITQTVNSPTFTIIKQYDGRLPLYHMDVYRLEDEWEDLGFYEYFAGDGVTVIEWAHLIAGQLPEERLTVSLFHRGGDERLLCFEPSGERYEQLCKEIFAL